The Dehalogenimonas sp. 4OHTPN genome window below encodes:
- a CDS encoding acyl-CoA dehydratase activase translates to MKDSPAGTSDMPAQADAPEYYLGLDIGSVTVKLCLVDSAGQAVRTDAERITSDARDAVNRLLDRLPELIRVAGAGVSGSGKGIIPADWGWGDYSSSLAAAAGVLESFPAARTVVQIGGQTSLVITLEDGLKRPWQAASNPLCAAGTGRFLEQQAYRLGLSMEDFTRLALEHTGPAPRIAARCSVFAKSDLIHLQQKGVSLPAMLYALCESIARMIVSLKKGNFEEPIYLIGGVAANGAVAKTLTEILSGRAGKPVTVAVPPDGLFTEAFGAALLSRGIRSTVGVIPAAAERERYLHSPPLVRGADPPPAAPPPVTASVRGYLGIDIGSTSTKAVILDETGGAILAKTYLMTAGRPIEAVKQVMERLLEAGAGQVEIHGAGVTGSGRYLVGGFIGADLIKNEITAQTRAALEIDPDADIIEIGGQDSKLVLKRRGVVIDYQMNKACAAGTGSFIDELAEMLGVKVTNGDFARLAFTAPYTIDLGTRCAAFMSQSVTAAQQEGVALPVITASLANAIAKNYLSKVVSHRKLGRRIILTGAVFYNEAVVAAFRQQLPDHELKVAGHREVSGAIGAALLARDRRPASEGSAFRGFQTVADSRCDLKTFTCHHCDNYCTITQMELPGGRLSYYGSRCDRYDARTDRAKQATPFDDREDLLLAEYRPAPGPGVRVGIPRALMTHDLAPLLTGFLNALGARAILSGRTTGKIIEQSVELAYTDSCFPMKLLHGHAASLIDKTDFILYPTAIRLGAKQGDEDQKYACPLVQASGDVIREALGLGGRLLTPVLDFSLGSDEVIANLTRAGVQMGFRADLARKASLAGLAAQRRFEEARAARGRACLEQLDRNGKIGVVIITRSYMSGDPGANLGIAETLAQLGVVPIPLDYLPLDTVDIRAFSDRPYWSYESKFIAAAAIIARTPNLYGLFLTNFGCGPNSFILPLLEDIMGGKPMGQLEIDEHAAEAGIVTRLEAFVDTIAGYSQSGQPAEPPPAVYRHTRPIDRTSRTLVAPSMGPFIELVAGAIEADGGKVLVLPDSDERSLELSNKVTAGTECLPYRLTLGDFLRFCHDCSGRENEFELIMASAYGPCRLGKYALEQGVELRQAGFDIPIRSTTSNAGYHDMNLGPDFPRRAAGAVFAADCLEKLLWRTRPYESQPGAADRLFDESLARLKAAARRRQDLGLVLKSVAADFDHIRDKSLPRRPLVGINGEIYLRANRFANNDLARSCEAAGLEVTVSPVGEWIKYILYRQVEDHFRFRRFGKLPKSYLRYRFISADADRLFAAADRGGNGLQHESVKAILAESRRHLSPRCGSEAVMSIGSGLEWLKSDEFAGVISVMPHGCMPGGIVAAMAEKLASGGKPWLTLTYDGIMESNNRTRISNFAEIIRYCRR, encoded by the coding sequence ATGAAGGACTCGCCGGCTGGAACTTCGGACATGCCCGCACAGGCTGATGCCCCGGAATATTATCTGGGCCTTGATATCGGTTCTGTCACCGTCAAACTGTGCCTGGTGGATTCAGCCGGACAGGCGGTCAGGACAGACGCCGAAAGGATAACCTCCGACGCCCGCGACGCGGTCAACCGCCTGCTGGACCGCCTGCCGGAGCTCATCCGGGTGGCAGGCGCCGGAGTGTCGGGTTCAGGCAAGGGCATCATTCCGGCAGATTGGGGCTGGGGGGATTACTCCAGCTCGCTGGCGGCCGCCGCCGGGGTTCTCGAATCCTTCCCGGCAGCCAGGACCGTCGTCCAGATCGGCGGCCAGACATCGCTGGTGATCACTCTCGAAGACGGTTTGAAACGGCCCTGGCAGGCGGCCTCCAATCCGTTATGCGCCGCCGGCACCGGCCGCTTCCTGGAACAGCAGGCTTACCGGCTGGGATTGTCCATGGAGGATTTCACCCGGCTGGCGCTGGAACATACCGGCCCGGCGCCACGCATCGCGGCCCGCTGCAGCGTCTTCGCCAAGAGCGACCTGATCCACCTGCAGCAAAAAGGGGTGTCGCTGCCGGCGATGCTCTACGCCCTGTGCGAAAGCATCGCCAGGATGATCGTTTCCCTTAAAAAAGGAAATTTCGAAGAGCCGATTTATCTCATCGGCGGGGTGGCGGCCAACGGCGCGGTGGCTAAGACGTTAACCGAGATCCTCTCGGGACGGGCTGGAAAACCGGTGACAGTCGCCGTGCCGCCTGACGGATTGTTTACCGAGGCCTTCGGCGCCGCCCTGCTGTCCCGGGGTATCCGCTCAACCGTTGGCGTCATCCCGGCGGCCGCGGAACGTGAGCGCTATTTGCATTCGCCCCCGCTGGTCAGGGGCGCCGACCCGCCTCCGGCGGCGCCGCCGCCGGTTACCGCTTCGGTAAGGGGTTATCTCGGTATTGACATCGGTTCCACCAGCACCAAGGCGGTCATACTGGATGAAACCGGCGGCGCCATATTGGCCAAGACCTATCTGATGACCGCCGGCCGGCCGATCGAAGCGGTCAAACAGGTGATGGAACGCCTGCTGGAAGCGGGCGCCGGCCAGGTGGAAATTCACGGCGCCGGGGTCACCGGTTCCGGCCGCTACCTGGTGGGCGGCTTCATCGGGGCCGACCTGATAAAAAATGAAATCACTGCCCAGACCCGGGCGGCGCTTGAAATCGACCCCGATGCCGATATTATCGAAATCGGCGGCCAGGACTCCAAACTGGTGCTCAAGCGGCGCGGGGTGGTCATTGACTACCAGATGAATAAAGCCTGCGCCGCCGGCACCGGCAGCTTCATTGACGAACTGGCCGAGATGCTGGGGGTCAAGGTGACCAACGGCGATTTTGCCCGCCTGGCTTTCACCGCGCCTTATACCATAGATCTCGGCACCCGCTGCGCCGCTTTCATGAGCCAGTCGGTAACCGCCGCCCAGCAGGAAGGGGTAGCGCTGCCGGTCATCACCGCCTCGCTGGCCAACGCCATCGCCAAGAATTACCTTTCAAAGGTTGTGTCGCACCGGAAATTGGGCCGCCGGATCATTCTCACCGGGGCGGTATTTTACAACGAAGCGGTGGTTGCCGCCTTCAGGCAGCAGCTGCCCGATCATGAGTTGAAGGTAGCCGGGCACCGGGAGGTCAGCGGGGCCATCGGCGCCGCGCTGCTGGCGCGCGACCGGCGCCCGGCCAGCGAAGGCTCGGCTTTCCGCGGCTTTCAAACGGTGGCCGACAGCCGCTGCGACCTTAAGACCTTTACCTGTCACCACTGCGACAACTACTGCACCATCACCCAGATGGAGCTTCCCGGCGGCAGATTGAGCTACTACGGCAGCCGCTGTGACCGCTATGACGCCCGCACCGACCGGGCCAAGCAGGCCACGCCGTTCGACGACCGCGAAGATCTGCTGCTGGCGGAATACCGGCCGGCACCAGGCCCCGGGGTGCGGGTAGGGATTCCCCGGGCGCTCATGACCCATGACCTGGCGCCGCTGCTGACCGGGTTTCTAAACGCCCTCGGCGCGCGGGCAATCCTTTCCGGGCGGACCACCGGCAAAATCATCGAGCAGTCAGTGGAACTGGCTTATACCGACAGCTGCTTCCCGATGAAACTGCTTCACGGCCACGCGGCGTCGCTCATTGATAAAACCGATTTCATTTTATATCCCACCGCCATCCGCCTGGGCGCCAAGCAGGGCGATGAGGACCAAAAATACGCCTGTCCCCTGGTTCAGGCGTCAGGCGATGTCATCCGGGAAGCTCTGGGCCTGGGCGGCCGCCTGTTGACGCCGGTGCTGGACTTCAGCCTGGGGTCCGATGAAGTTATCGCCAACCTGACCAGGGCGGGCGTGCAGATGGGCTTCAGGGCTGACCTGGCCAGAAAGGCCAGCCTGGCGGGTTTGGCGGCGCAGCGGCGTTTCGAAGAGGCCAGGGCGGCCCGCGGCCGGGCCTGTCTCGAACAACTCGACCGGAACGGCAAGATCGGGGTGGTAATCATTACCCGGTCTTATATGTCAGGCGACCCCGGCGCCAACCTGGGCATCGCCGAGACTCTAGCCCAGCTGGGCGTGGTTCCCATCCCGCTGGATTATCTGCCGCTGGATACGGTGGATATCCGCGCTTTCTCCGACCGGCCGTACTGGTCGTATGAGAGCAAATTCATCGCCGCCGCGGCCATCATCGCCCGGACGCCTAACCTTTACGGGCTGTTCCTGACCAACTTCGGCTGCGGCCCCAACTCTTTCATCCTGCCGCTATTGGAAGACATCATGGGCGGCAAACCGATGGGTCAACTGGAGATTGACGAGCACGCCGCCGAAGCCGGCATCGTCACCCGGCTGGAGGCTTTTGTTGATACCATCGCCGGCTACAGCCAGTCCGGCCAGCCGGCGGAGCCGCCGCCCGCAGTCTATCGCCACACCCGGCCGATCGACCGGACCTCCCGGACGCTGGTCGCCCCCAGCATGGGTCCGTTCATCGAGCTCGTCGCCGGCGCCATCGAGGCCGACGGCGGCAAGGTGCTGGTGCTGCCGGATTCGGATGAACGCAGCCTGGAGCTGTCCAACAAAGTGACGGCGGGGACGGAATGCCTGCCGTACCGCCTGACCCTGGGTGATTTTCTGCGCTTCTGCCATGACTGCTCCGGCCGGGAAAATGAATTTGAGTTAATCATGGCCTCAGCCTACGGCCCGTGCCGGCTGGGCAAATACGCTCTGGAGCAGGGCGTCGAACTGCGGCAGGCCGGCTTCGATATCCCCATCCGCTCCACCACCTCCAACGCCGGCTACCATGATATGAACCTGGGTCCGGACTTCCCGCGCCGCGCCGCCGGCGCGGTTTTCGCCGCCGACTGCCTGGAAAAACTGCTGTGGCGGACCCGCCCGTACGAGAGCCAACCCGGCGCCGCCGACCGCCTGTTTGATGAAAGCCTGGCCCGCCTCAAGGCCGCCGCCCGCCGCCGCCAGGATCTCGGCCTTGTTCTGAAATCTGTCGCCGCTGATTTCGACCATATCCGGGATAAATCCCTGCCCCGGCGGCCGCTGGTGGGCATCAACGGCGAAATCTACCTCCGGGCCAACCGCTTCGCCAACAACGACCTGGCCCGAAGCTGTGAGGCGGCCGGGCTGGAGGTGACCGTCTCCCCGGTAGGCGAGTGGATCAAATACATCCTGTACCGCCAGGTGGAGGACCATTTCCGCTTCCGCCGCTTCGGCAAGCTGCCCAAGAGTTACCTCCGCTACCGCTTCATCAGCGCCGACGCCGACCGGCTGTTTGCCGCCGCCGACCGGGGCGGCAACGGCCTGCAGCATGAATCGGTGAAAGCCATCCTGGCCGAATCCCGCCGCCACCTGTCGCCCCGCTGCGGCAGCGAAGCGGTGATGTCCATCGGCTCCGGCCTGGAATGGCTTAAAAGCGATGAATTCGCTGGCGTCATCTCGGTCATGCCCCACGGCTGCATGCCCGGCGGCATTGTCGCCGCCATGGCCGAAAAACTCGCCTCCGGCGGCAAGCCGTGGCTGACCCTGACCTATGACGGCATCATGGAGAGCAATAACCGGACGCGTATCTCCAACTTCGCCGAGATTATCCGGTACTGCCGGCGGTGA
- a CDS encoding MBG domain-containing protein, with product MAFSDDHVFGYYLASDGTNNEVFLTTDTTLEMAPTITDQPDNATVQYGDDAVFTAAASGIPAPTVQWQVDYGAGFVNIDGATSVTLTVPDVELAYNGAQFRAVFTNTTSAGQNDVATDAALLTINPRTVTPAVAVESRTYDGTTDAVILSRSLVNTLVGDDVSLAGGAASFEDKNIGDGKTVNVTGLSLSGTDASNYTLSSTSVTANADINPAPLAPSVTVGSKTYDNTTDTTIETLTLLGTIFGLDDVSLVGGAAAFGDEHAGVGKEVTVTGLSLAGTDSSNYALSSTSATATGDITKRTINVSAQSETKTYDGTANCSLAPNVIGLADGDESGFVQNFGSKHAYAPNQVIIASGSAVDGNGGNNYEVVFQNNSGRINRLPITVTAVPDTKTYDGTTASSGIPTTSVGLAAGDTAVFSQNFADANAGEEKTLIPGGYANDGNDGNNYTYTFVTNNNGEILKAAAQISLSNLAHVYDGTSQTPILTTDPPGLDADVTFNGLATAPVNAGSYVLVVIINDNNYTGEVTDTFVISKADPAVTWAPAGFVYNTPLGAEHLNATAEIAGSFNYDPAAGATLGAGTRTLSATFTPTDAANYNTVTITREIIVTKATASVLLDGLNQVYDGSPKPISAATSPAGLTVDITYGGSVTPPINAGDYTVIGTISDANYEGTTTGTLHIEKAEAMVTLGSLTHVYDGTGKAATATTSPIAAMPVVFIYDGDTDLPVNAGSHQVVATINHQNYQGSATDYLFIDKATATIAFDNLTFTYNGAPQPVTAATTPGGLNVSFTYDSQLIPPTDAGSYTVVASISELNYQGTASSTMTIGKATAGINVSGLNQTYDGTPREIIVETVPSGIAYTVTYDGSPPAPINAGEYSVVVTITDANYTGSIAGSLFIQKATPIITWNTPDSVTYGHELDETQLNATAAISGAFIYNPPAGTVLNAGAGQELSVEFTPADSLNYDTVTQTVTINVNKASANVTFADLEYIYDGSAKQATVTTDPSALTVTVTYNGSTTTPTNAGTFNVRAEVVDANYEGVGTAVLVIDKASASLEISGLNHVYDRTAKSVSVVTGPANLPVSVTYNGSAVAPTAAGSYAVSVTVSDVNYQASSNITMVIAKSSVTPSVAVADKTYDGTTSATISGRSLVGVITGDAVILSGGTAAFDNAAVGNDKTVTVTGLTLTGADAGNYALSATTVTTTADINEQQSTGGGGGGFGSQLVGIGLSGNSPWMDGNGRALTEGWIRTEDGLLSLTIPVGTYVWNAAGAGLAFLSAGEPSSSMQPPPNSIFLRTYELGPSGATFNPTITLTMSYTFNELPAGVAATSLYIAWWDGVKWVKLDSTVDAAARTITARVSHFTTFALIAQQPPPPTTTTPPPSTTVPPTTTAPAPTTTAPPPTTAPPASTTQPTFTPEEENGDSMSLLPIGLALAGASLLLGIILLKKRKQTS from the coding sequence TTGGCATTTAGCGATGACCACGTATTCGGCTATTACCTCGCCTCCGACGGCACAAACAACGAAGTCTTCCTAACAACCGACACCACTCTGGAAATGGCTCCAACGATCACCGATCAACCGGATAATGCCACGGTTCAATATGGGGATGACGCCGTTTTCACCGCCGCGGCCTCAGGAATCCCCGCGCCCACCGTTCAGTGGCAGGTCGACTACGGCGCCGGCTTCGTTAACATAGACGGGGCCACATCCGTCACGTTGACGGTGCCGGATGTGGAATTGGCTTACAACGGCGCCCAATTCCGGGCGGTCTTCACCAATACCACTAGCGCCGGCCAAAACGATGTAGCTACGGACGCAGCTTTGTTGACGATTAATCCGCGTACCGTGACTCCGGCGGTCGCCGTGGAGAGCAGGACCTACGACGGAACCACCGATGCCGTTATACTTTCCAGGAGCCTGGTTAATACACTTGTCGGTGACGATGTCAGTCTTGCCGGAGGCGCGGCGTCGTTCGAAGACAAGAATATCGGCGACGGAAAGACGGTGAACGTCACCGGCTTGAGCCTGTCGGGCACCGACGCATCAAACTACACACTGTCTTCGACGAGCGTTACGGCCAACGCCGATATCAACCCGGCACCCCTCGCTCCCAGCGTTACCGTGGGCAGCAAGACCTACGACAACACCACCGATACCACCATCGAGACCCTCACGCTGCTTGGCACTATTTTCGGCTTAGACGATGTGAGCCTGGTAGGCGGCGCTGCGGCCTTTGGGGATGAGCACGCTGGTGTCGGTAAAGAGGTTACCGTCACCGGCTTGAGCCTGGCTGGCACTGATTCCAGCAACTATGCACTGTCCTCGACCTCGGCAACGGCCACGGGGGATATCACCAAGCGGACTATTAACGTGTCCGCCCAATCCGAGACCAAGACTTACGATGGGACCGCCAACTGTTCCCTGGCGCCCAACGTCATCGGGCTGGCAGACGGCGACGAAAGCGGGTTCGTGCAGAATTTCGGTTCGAAGCATGCCTACGCTCCTAATCAGGTGATCATCGCCTCCGGCAGTGCCGTTGACGGCAACGGCGGCAACAACTACGAGGTAGTCTTCCAGAACAATTCCGGCCGCATCAACCGGCTCCCAATTACCGTGACCGCCGTGCCAGACACTAAAACTTATGACGGCACCACCGCCTCAAGCGGTATTCCGACCACCTCGGTTGGGTTGGCTGCCGGAGACACCGCAGTTTTCAGCCAGAACTTCGCCGACGCCAATGCCGGGGAAGAAAAGACGCTTATCCCTGGCGGTTACGCAAATGACGGCAACGATGGCAACAACTACACCTATACCTTCGTTACCAACAACAACGGGGAGATACTGAAAGCCGCGGCACAAATTTCGTTATCCAACCTGGCCCACGTTTACGACGGGACCTCGCAAACTCCCATACTAACGACTGACCCACCAGGGCTTGATGCCGATGTCACCTTCAATGGTTTAGCGACGGCGCCGGTCAATGCCGGTTCTTACGTACTGGTCGTTATCATCAACGACAACAACTACACCGGCGAGGTAACGGATACTTTCGTCATCAGTAAAGCTGATCCGGCGGTCACTTGGGCGCCAGCAGGATTCGTTTACAATACGCCGCTGGGCGCTGAGCATTTGAACGCTACCGCGGAAATCGCCGGTTCATTCAACTACGACCCCGCGGCGGGCGCCACCCTCGGTGCCGGCACCCGGACTCTGTCGGCTACATTCACCCCGACAGATGCGGCCAACTACAATACGGTAACCATCACCCGGGAAATTATTGTCACTAAGGCTACCGCTTCGGTTTTGCTCGACGGCTTAAACCAGGTATATGACGGCTCGCCCAAACCCATCTCCGCGGCCACCAGCCCAGCTGGTTTGACCGTTGACATTACCTACGGCGGCTCGGTAACACCACCGATAAACGCGGGTGACTATACCGTCATCGGTACGATTAGCGACGCCAACTACGAGGGCACTACCACCGGCACCCTTCACATTGAGAAAGCCGAAGCTATGGTTACCCTGGGCAGCCTCACCCACGTCTATGACGGTACCGGCAAGGCGGCAACGGCCACAACCTCCCCTATAGCCGCTATGCCGGTGGTCTTCATCTATGACGGCGATACGGATTTGCCGGTCAACGCCGGTAGCCACCAGGTAGTCGCTACTATCAATCATCAGAACTATCAGGGATCTGCGACCGATTACCTGTTCATTGACAAGGCAACGGCAACCATCGCTTTCGATAACCTGACCTTCACCTACAACGGTGCCCCGCAGCCGGTTACGGCTGCCACCACTCCTGGAGGCCTAAACGTCAGCTTCACCTATGACAGCCAGCTGATACCGCCAACCGACGCTGGCAGCTACACGGTAGTCGCCTCGATTAGCGAACTCAACTACCAGGGTACAGCCAGTAGCACGATGACAATCGGTAAAGCGACTGCTGGCATCAACGTCAGCGGTCTTAATCAGACGTACGATGGGACTCCCCGAGAAATAATCGTGGAAACCGTTCCTTCCGGTATCGCCTATACCGTCACATACGACGGTTCGCCCCCTGCACCGATTAACGCCGGGGAATACTCGGTTGTGGTCACCATTACCGATGCTAATTACACCGGCAGTATAGCCGGCTCACTCTTCATCCAAAAAGCTACACCTATCATCACCTGGAATACCCCGGACTCCGTAACCTACGGCCATGAACTTGACGAGACCCAACTGAACGCCACGGCCGCCATATCAGGCGCCTTCATCTACAATCCACCGGCCGGTACGGTCCTCAACGCGGGTGCGGGCCAGGAACTCTCGGTCGAGTTCACCCCTGCCGATTCGCTCAACTACGATACGGTGACCCAAACTGTCACCATCAACGTTAATAAAGCCTCAGCCAATGTCACTTTCGCAGACCTGGAATACATTTACGACGGCTCCGCCAAGCAGGCTACGGTCACCACCGATCCCAGCGCGCTGACGGTGACCGTCACCTACAACGGATCCACGACGACCCCGACCAACGCAGGCACATTTAACGTCCGTGCCGAAGTTGTCGACGCCAACTACGAAGGCGTCGGCACGGCGGTCCTGGTCATTGACAAAGCCTCGGCGTCGCTGGAAATAAGCGGGTTGAATCATGTTTATGACCGGACGGCCAAGTCGGTCTCGGTGGTCACCGGCCCGGCCAACCTTCCGGTCTCCGTAACCTACAACGGCTCGGCGGTTGCGCCGACGGCCGCCGGCAGCTATGCCGTAAGCGTTACGGTCAGCGACGTGAATTACCAGGCCAGTTCCAACATAACTATGGTAATTGCCAAGTCTTCCGTCACGCCAAGCGTCGCTGTGGCTGACAAGACCTACGACGGCACCACATCGGCTACCATAAGTGGACGGTCGCTTGTCGGGGTCATTACCGGGGATGCAGTGATTCTTTCAGGCGGCACCGCTGCTTTCGACAACGCCGCAGTCGGCAACGATAAGACGGTGACGGTCACCGGCTTGACCCTCACCGGCGCCGACGCCGGCAACTATGCACTCTCCGCGACTACGGTTACGACCACGGCGGATATCAATGAGCAGCAATCAACCGGTGGCGGCGGCGGGGGCTTCGGTTCGCAACTGGTCGGCATCGGCTTATCCGGCAACTCGCCCTGGATGGATGGCAATGGACGCGCCTTAACCGAAGGTTGGATACGGACTGAAGACGGGCTTCTTAGCCTGACCATACCGGTTGGTACCTATGTGTGGAACGCCGCTGGTGCCGGCCTTGCCTTCTTGTCCGCAGGGGAACCGTCGTCTTCAATGCAACCGCCACCTAACAGTATCTTCCTTCGTACATATGAACTTGGCCCAAGCGGTGCGACGTTCAATCCGACAATTACCCTCACCATGAGCTACACCTTCAACGAGCTACCGGCTGGTGTTGCCGCAACCTCGCTATATATCGCGTGGTGGGACGGAGTCAAATGGGTTAAACTGGATAGCACTGTGGACGCCGCGGCAAGAACAATTACGGCCCGGGTTTCCCACTTTACCACGTTTGCCCTTATCGCTCAGCAACCACCGCCGCCAACGACGACAACACCTCCACCGTCGACAACTGTTCCTCCAACGACCACGGCACCTGCTCCCACAACCACGGCACCGCCGCCTACCACCGCACCGCCGGCCAGCACGACGCAACCTACCTTCACTCCTGAAGAAGAAAACGGCGACAGTATGTCCCTTCTCCCTATCGGGTTAGCTTTGGCTGGCGCCTCGCTACTGTTAGGTATTATTCTCCTCAAAAAACGGAAGCAAACCAGTTAG
- a CDS encoding LuxR family transcriptional regulator — MSAIALSNIILYIIIQASAVLSSDTLVLLTLPLLVLAPMALFYSYSQIAMLPPPTPEVPAKLFSFWPLLPFVFAVYIVGGLMYTIISTSWAGSGISAVYSVIPYIVLVFIAGSIADRRGRRVNAILGTGILGVGFMLYGISGGIMLPIVIHTLVVGGFAFMDTFTWTVPADLATGRRAPVFYGGVLGANVIAILIGILLGEQLGDSISEALVLTVSVAGLLLFASLAFLPKLAETLTRNIAPELSISEKITKVFQRAGLTPRELEVAGLVVTGASTEEMHEHLYISPDTLKSHLRNIYRKLGVKNRLEMTQRLLNSSFDEFS; from the coding sequence GTGAGCGCTATAGCGCTGTCAAACATAATCTTATATATCATAATCCAGGCCAGCGCGGTGCTGTCATCAGATACTCTCGTACTGCTCACCCTGCCTCTGCTAGTACTGGCACCGATGGCGCTATTCTATAGTTACAGCCAAATCGCTATGTTGCCGCCGCCAACGCCTGAAGTCCCGGCAAAACTGTTTTCCTTCTGGCCACTGCTGCCTTTCGTGTTCGCCGTCTATATCGTAGGCGGACTGATGTACACCATCATTTCCACCAGTTGGGCTGGATCCGGCATAAGTGCGGTATATAGCGTTATTCCCTACATCGTGCTGGTCTTTATAGCTGGTTCGATCGCCGACCGCCGCGGCCGTCGCGTGAACGCCATACTGGGCACCGGCATCCTCGGCGTAGGCTTCATGCTTTACGGCATATCCGGAGGTATCATGCTGCCCATCGTCATCCATACTCTGGTCGTTGGCGGGTTTGCCTTCATGGATACCTTTACATGGACGGTACCGGCGGACCTAGCCACGGGACGGCGAGCTCCGGTGTTCTATGGGGGCGTCCTGGGCGCTAACGTCATTGCTATTCTCATAGGTATCCTGCTGGGCGAACAGCTTGGCGATTCCATAAGTGAGGCTCTGGTATTGACTGTCAGCGTCGCCGGCCTTTTGTTGTTCGCATCCCTGGCATTCCTACCGAAGTTGGCAGAAACGCTCACACGCAATATTGCGCCGGAACTATCGATTTCCGAAAAAATTACGAAAGTGTTTCAGCGTGCCGGGCTGACGCCGCGTGAACTGGAGGTCGCCGGGTTGGTAGTGACCGGCGCCAGCACAGAGGAGATGCACGAGCATCTGTATATTTCCCCCGATACGCTCAAAAGCCATCTGCGTAACATCTATCGTAAACTCGGGGTTAAAAACCGTCTGGAGATGACACAGAGATTATTAAACAGTAGTTTTGATGAATTTTCATAA
- a CDS encoding DUF998 domain-containing protein has protein sequence MNISVRRMAIPKAAASRAADAACLGFPLLFMAATTALETIQPGFDRVANTISELVWGPFGWVEAAMFACFAAVMALSALRLREAALPLGLAAAGFMLIAVFPTQAPGGGQTAASLIHELSAQTIAALLPAACFCLAYRLRKDPAHRAAVSFSVTAGIIGTVFNAAGFVAVHTDAAWIGAIERLIMLNGLIWLELMTLLRWAAERPAVSMRTAAGIDNRAAAVRVDCCRRRDRR, from the coding sequence ATGAATATATCGGTCAGGCGGATGGCTATCCCGAAAGCGGCGGCGAGCCGGGCGGCGGACGCGGCCTGCCTGGGCTTTCCGCTGCTGTTTATGGCTGCCACCACGGCGCTGGAGACGATCCAGCCGGGCTTCGACCGGGTGGCTAATACCATCAGCGAGCTGGTCTGGGGACCGTTCGGCTGGGTCGAAGCGGCGATGTTCGCCTGTTTCGCCGCGGTCATGGCGCTTTCGGCCTTAAGGCTGCGGGAAGCCGCTTTGCCGCTGGGCCTGGCGGCGGCGGGCTTTATGCTGATCGCCGTTTTTCCGACCCAGGCGCCGGGCGGCGGGCAGACGGCGGCATCGCTAATCCATGAACTCTCAGCCCAAACCATCGCCGCGCTGCTGCCGGCGGCCTGCTTCTGCCTGGCTTACCGGCTGCGCAAAGACCCAGCGCATCGGGCGGCGGTGAGCTTCAGCGTGACGGCCGGCATCATCGGCACCGTCTTCAACGCGGCAGGCTTTGTCGCGGTACACACCGACGCGGCGTGGATCGGCGCCATCGAACGGTTGATCATGCTGAACGGGTTGATCTGGCTGGAGCTGATGACGCTGCTGCGCTGGGCGGCGGAACGGCCGGCGGTCTCAATGAGGACGGCGGCGGGCATCGATAACCGGGCGGCGGCGGTTCGGGTGGATTGCTGCCGACGGCGGGACAGGCGCTAA